From the genome of Alphaproteobacteria bacterium, one region includes:
- a CDS encoding creatininase family protein, which produces MTEPKGAILSDLTWPEVEPWLAAPVIVPVGAAAKEHGPHLPMGTDAIVADALARRLAARLPVLVAPTLTLGYYPVFRGFAGSQHLRAETFVAVVEDVLRGFVAQGAEHLVLLNTGVSTEAPLGLAVQNVFDETGVRPAIADLRLLGKAAAGLMRQRGGGHADEAETSLMLALAPALVRFAKAPAYGEPDMPSPPGFRRPIRFRSDAAAPLPDRWPTGTSGEPQRATLAKGEAILAAILADLEAGLRQWFPAALAAGATCGSAG; this is translated from the coding sequence CCTGGCCGGAGGTCGAGCCCTGGCTGGCAGCGCCGGTGATCGTGCCAGTCGGCGCGGCCGCAAAAGAGCACGGGCCGCACCTGCCGATGGGCACCGACGCCATCGTCGCCGACGCCCTGGCCCGCCGACTCGCGGCGCGGCTGCCGGTGCTGGTCGCCCCCACACTGACCCTGGGCTATTACCCGGTCTTCCGTGGCTTTGCCGGCAGCCAGCACTTGCGGGCCGAGACCTTCGTCGCCGTGGTCGAGGACGTGCTGCGCGGCTTCGTCGCCCAGGGCGCCGAACATCTGGTGCTGCTCAACACCGGCGTTTCCACCGAGGCGCCACTGGGCTTGGCCGTGCAGAACGTGTTCGACGAAACCGGCGTGCGGCCGGCCATCGCCGACCTGCGCCTGCTGGGCAAGGCGGCGGCGGGATTGATGCGACAACGGGGCGGCGGCCATGCCGACGAGGCGGAGACATCGCTGATGCTGGCGCTCGCGCCGGCGCTGGTGCGATTCGCCAAAGCCCCCGCCTATGGCGAGCCGGATATGCCATCCCCGCCGGGGTTTCGCCGGCCGATTCGCTTTCGCAGCGATGCCGCCGCCCCTCTGCCCGACCGCTGGCCGACCGGCACGTCCGGGGAGCCGCAACGGGCGACCTTGGCCAAGGGCGAGGCCATCCTGGCGGCAATTCTCGCCGATCTGGAGGCCGGCCTCCGGCAATGGTTCCCGGCGGCCCTGGCAGCGGGGGCGACATGCGGTTCGGCTGGCTAA
- a CDS encoding OmpA family protein has protein sequence MLSNLKTPVLVAVLGLSLSACANLYDTAKQATPTGDSYSQALFKNYMMLADSERREEDWTDANFFSGKALAAADGAPQGPQELAERMLDEKFLTELSPARASLMDALNGGAAASYPEAAAMAVAGFDCWMQEAEEGFQMDDIAACKKMYEDGMAGIGKPMAMGPWTIYFGFDRSNVPMDEKATVEAAAASAAAMSNGAVVVSGHTDTSGPAQYNLGLSAKRAQSVVDILNSLGIDSSRINVSATGEADLAVPTADGVREPKNRRVEIRVLK, from the coding sequence ATGCTGTCAAACTTGAAGACACCAGTTCTCGTCGCGGTGTTGGGCCTGAGCCTCAGCGCGTGCGCCAACCTTTACGATACGGCGAAGCAAGCCACCCCGACGGGCGACAGCTATTCGCAGGCGTTGTTCAAAAACTACATGATGCTGGCGGATAGCGAGCGTCGTGAGGAAGACTGGACCGACGCCAACTTCTTCAGCGGCAAGGCGCTGGCCGCGGCCGATGGCGCGCCGCAGGGCCCGCAGGAACTGGCCGAGCGCATGCTCGACGAGAAATTCCTGACCGAGCTGAGCCCGGCGCGGGCCTCGCTGATGGATGCGCTGAACGGTGGCGCCGCCGCGAGCTATCCGGAAGCCGCCGCCATGGCGGTCGCCGGCTTCGACTGCTGGATGCAGGAAGCCGAGGAAGGCTTCCAGATGGACGACATCGCCGCCTGCAAGAAGATGTACGAGGACGGCATGGCCGGCATCGGCAAGCCGATGGCCATGGGTCCGTGGACGATCTATTTCGGCTTTGACCGGTCGAACGTTCCGATGGACGAGAAGGCCACGGTCGAAGCCGCTGCCGCCAGCGCTGCTGCGATGTCCAACGGCGCGGTCGTGGTCAGCGGCCACACGGACACCAGCGGCCCGGCACAGTACAACCTGGGCCTGTCGGCCAAGCGTGCCCAGTCGGTGGTCGACATCCTGAACTCGCTCGGCATCGACAGCAGCCGCATCAATGTCAGCGCGACCGGTGAGGCCGATCTGGCCGTGCCGACCGCCGACGGTGTGCGCGAGCCGAAGAACCGCCGTGTCGAAATCCGCGTCCTGAAGTAA
- a CDS encoding isocitrate lyase/PEP mutase family protein: MTSLRPLLATGQPICAPLVLNPMMAMMADKAGFDALYLGGGATGYAKALLEANLNVSEMCAAGTEIAAVTTRPLILDGATGFGDPMHMHRTIPMVETAGFAAIEIEDQLIPKRAHHHIGVERMIAPDLMAAKVAEACAARRSDDFVIIARTNAVRNTGIEDAIHRLELYKKAGADVLLASPRNAEEARFLGERLPAPLMHLCSPGGLAAIGLSKQEMADLGWKILADPGTGLFAAYETWRNLYAELAGDFKITSRPHTDWRELEHEMHAAIDLPKLIAVEKRTVEKDG, encoded by the coding sequence ATGACAAGCCTTCGCCCGCTGCTGGCCACCGGCCAGCCCATTTGTGCGCCGCTGGTGCTCAACCCGATGATGGCGATGATGGCCGACAAGGCCGGTTTCGACGCGCTCTATCTGGGCGGCGGTGCCACCGGCTATGCCAAGGCGCTGCTCGAAGCGAACCTGAACGTTTCCGAGATGTGCGCCGCCGGCACCGAGATCGCCGCCGTGACCACGCGGCCGCTGATCCTCGACGGCGCCACGGGCTTCGGCGATCCGATGCACATGCACCGCACCATCCCCATGGTCGAGACCGCTGGCTTCGCCGCCATCGAGATCGAGGACCAACTGATCCCGAAGCGCGCCCACCACCATATCGGTGTCGAGCGCATGATCGCGCCGGACCTGATGGCGGCGAAGGTGGCCGAGGCGTGCGCGGCGCGGCGGTCCGACGACTTCGTCATCATCGCCCGCACCAACGCGGTGCGGAACACCGGCATCGAGGATGCGATCCACCGCCTGGAACTCTACAAGAAGGCGGGGGCGGATGTGCTGCTGGCGAGCCCGCGCAATGCGGAGGAGGCCCGTTTCCTGGGCGAGCGCCTGCCGGCGCCGTTGATGCATCTCTGCTCGCCCGGCGGCCTCGCCGCCATCGGCCTGTCGAAGCAGGAAATGGCGGACCTGGGCTGGAAAATCCTGGCCGACCCCGGCACGGGCCTGTTCGCCGCCTATGAGACCTGGCGCAATCTCTATGCCGAACTGGCGGGCGATTTCAAAATCACCTCCCGCCCGCACACCGACTGGCGCGAGTTGGAGCACGAGATGCACGCGGCCATCGACCTGCCGAAGCTGATCGCGGTGGAAAAGCGCACGGTGGAGAAAGACGGCTGA
- a CDS encoding NADH:flavin oxidoreductase/NADH oxidase — translation MASALFQPLELRSVTLPNRIVIAPMCMYSAVDGSASDWHTIHFGSMTQSGAGLFIIEATGVEARGRISPGCVGLYSDANEAALKRSVDIARKYSAMPIGVQLGHAGRKASTYPPQVGGAPLKPEDGAWETVAPSAVPFGEGWHTPVAMDRALMDAVIAAAVASTERAARIGLDVVELHGAHGYLVSEFLSPIANKRNDAYGGDIANRIKFPMELFQAMRAAWPDDKPLGVRLNGTDWDDEGLHVEDAMVFAKALAAEGCDFLDVSGGGNSLVRPPLSPGYQAGYAAQIKAASGLPTMAVGMIRDPRLAERLVASGEVDMIAMARGILYEPRWPWRAAFELGAGTAYAPQYGRADPTKWIQAFPEAEAKAAE, via the coding sequence ATGGCAAGCGCCCTGTTCCAGCCCCTCGAACTGCGCAGCGTGACGCTGCCCAACCGCATCGTCATCGCGCCGATGTGCATGTATTCCGCGGTCGATGGCTCGGCCAGCGACTGGCACACCATCCATTTCGGCAGCATGACCCAGTCGGGCGCCGGCCTGTTCATCATCGAGGCGACCGGCGTCGAGGCGCGCGGCCGCATCTCGCCCGGCTGCGTCGGCCTCTATTCCGATGCGAACGAGGCGGCCCTGAAGCGTTCGGTCGACATTGCCCGGAAATATTCCGCCATGCCCATCGGCGTTCAGCTGGGCCATGCCGGCCGCAAGGCCTCCACCTATCCGCCGCAGGTGGGCGGTGCGCCGCTGAAGCCGGAAGATGGCGCCTGGGAGACCGTCGCGCCGTCGGCGGTGCCGTTCGGCGAGGGCTGGCACACGCCGGTTGCCATGGACCGGGCGCTGATGGACGCGGTCATCGCCGCCGCGGTCGCCTCGACCGAGCGGGCGGCGCGCATCGGCCTGGACGTGGTCGAGCTGCACGGCGCCCACGGCTATCTGGTGAGCGAGTTCCTCTCGCCCATCGCCAACAAGCGCAACGACGCCTATGGCGGCGACATTGCCAACCGCATCAAATTCCCGATGGAGCTGTTCCAGGCCATGCGCGCCGCCTGGCCGGACGACAAGCCGCTGGGCGTGCGCCTGAACGGCACCGATTGGGACGACGAGGGCCTGCACGTCGAGGACGCCATGGTCTTTGCCAAGGCGCTGGCGGCGGAAGGCTGCGATTTCCTGGATGTCTCCGGCGGCGGCAACAGCCTGGTGCGCCCGCCGCTCTCGCCCGGCTATCAGGCCGGCTATGCGGCGCAGATCAAGGCCGCCAGCGGCCTGCCGACCATGGCCGTCGGCATGATCCGCGACCCGCGGCTGGCGGAACGCCTGGTGGCCTCCGGCGAGGTGGACATGATCGCCATGGCCCGCGGCATTCTCTATGAGCCGCGCTGGCCCTGGCGGGCGGCGTTCGAACTGGGCGCCGGCACCGCCTATGCGCCGCAATACGGCCGCGCCGACCCGACCAAATGGATCCAGGCCTTCCCGGAGGCGGAGGCCAAAGCGGCCGAATAG
- a CDS encoding glutathione S-transferase family protein, which translates to MTVTLYGAAVTRAARNYWAVEELGIDYVKKDVNMAKGEHKAPAYLAVNPNGKLPAMVDGDLTLFESMAINTYLADAYGQGSLQPDSAADRARADQWAHWVMGECEKPLIGALFHTLGIMGYAKDPAKVAEQRAALEGPLGVLDRALAGRDWLVGDRFTVADLNVASVLHWGQMARLDWAPHQNVAAWLDRCFGRPAFKKVGQLAKADMAKMNG; encoded by the coding sequence ATGACCGTTACCCTCTACGGTGCCGCCGTCACCCGCGCCGCCCGGAACTATTGGGCCGTCGAAGAACTGGGCATCGACTACGTCAAGAAAGACGTGAACATGGCCAAAGGCGAGCACAAGGCGCCCGCCTATCTGGCGGTCAACCCGAACGGCAAGCTGCCGGCGATGGTCGACGGCGACCTGACCCTGTTCGAGTCGATGGCGATCAACACCTATCTTGCCGATGCCTATGGCCAGGGCAGCCTGCAGCCGGACAGCGCCGCCGACCGGGCGCGCGCCGACCAGTGGGCGCACTGGGTCATGGGCGAGTGCGAAAAGCCGCTGATCGGCGCCCTGTTCCACACGCTCGGCATCATGGGCTACGCCAAGGATCCGGCGAAGGTGGCGGAGCAGCGCGCGGCGCTGGAAGGGCCGCTCGGCGTGCTCGACCGCGCCCTGGCCGGCCGGGACTGGCTGGTCGGCGACCGGTTCACCGTGGCCGACCTTAACGTCGCCAGCGTCCTGCATTGGGGACAGATGGCCAGGCTGGACTGGGCACCGCATCAGAATGTGGCCGCCTGGCTCGACCGCTGTTTTGGCCGGCCGGCGTTCAAGAAGGTCGGGCAACTGGCCAAGGCCGACATGGCAAAGATGAACGGATGA
- a CDS encoding FAD-binding oxidoreductase produces MSRTADIVIIGGGMAGASAGYFLAGRGRRVVLLEREERCGYHTTGRSAALYSQAYGNPAICALTIAGEAFYDNPPAGFADHPLLSPRGALFVGRADQSAAVEAAVKEGQALVPSVRLLDAAEARAISPALRPDYVACAGWEPNARDIDVDALHQGFLRGLRAQGGEVVVNAEVQALERSGGQWRVRTGAGEFSAPIVVNAAGAWADTIGRMAGCRPVGCVPKRRTAFLFEPPASMDSRNWPLTVDVDEQWYFKPDAGLLLGSPADETPVEPHDAYPEEMDIALGADRIQAASTLEIRAIKHSWAGLRSFVADKTPVAGYAPAQEGFFWLCGQGGYGIQTAPGLGAAAAALVEGEDLPEAVRGLGLTAAALAPERLFAKG; encoded by the coding sequence ATGAGCCGAACCGCCGACATCGTCATCATCGGCGGCGGCATGGCCGGCGCCTCGGCCGGGTATTTCCTGGCCGGCCGAGGTCGGAGGGTCGTGCTGCTGGAGCGCGAGGAGCGGTGTGGCTATCACACCACCGGCCGCTCCGCCGCGCTCTACAGCCAGGCCTACGGCAACCCGGCCATCTGCGCGCTCACAATCGCCGGCGAGGCGTTCTACGACAACCCGCCGGCAGGCTTTGCCGACCACCCGCTGCTCTCGCCCCGCGGCGCCCTGTTCGTCGGCCGGGCCGACCAGAGCGCGGCGGTGGAAGCCGCGGTGAAGGAAGGCCAGGCGCTGGTGCCGTCGGTGCGCCTGCTGGACGCGGCCGAGGCGCGGGCGATCTCCCCTGCCCTGCGCCCGGACTATGTCGCCTGCGCCGGCTGGGAGCCGAACGCACGCGACATCGACGTGGACGCGCTACACCAGGGCTTCCTGCGCGGTCTGCGCGCGCAGGGGGGCGAGGTGGTGGTCAATGCCGAGGTGCAGGCGCTGGAGCGCTCGGGCGGTCAGTGGCGCGTGCGCACCGGTGCGGGCGAGTTCTCGGCGCCGATCGTTGTGAACGCCGCCGGCGCCTGGGCCGATACCATCGGGCGAATGGCGGGTTGCCGGCCGGTCGGCTGCGTGCCGAAGCGGCGCACGGCGTTTCTGTTCGAACCGCCGGCCTCCATGGACAGCAGAAACTGGCCGCTGACCGTCGACGTGGACGAGCAGTGGTATTTCAAGCCCGACGCCGGCCTGTTGCTGGGCTCCCCCGCCGACGAGACGCCGGTGGAGCCGCACGACGCCTATCCGGAGGAGATGGACATCGCGCTGGGCGCCGACCGCATCCAGGCCGCGAGCACGCTGGAAATCCGGGCGATCAAGCACAGTTGGGCCGGCCTGCGCAGCTTCGTCGCCGACAAGACGCCGGTCGCGGGCTATGCCCCCGCCCAAGAGGGCTTTTTCTGGCTTTGCGGCCAGGGCGGCTACGGCATCCAGACCGCGCCGGGGCTCGGCGCCGCGGCGGCGGCCCTGGTCGAGGGCGAGGACCTGCCCGAAGCGGTGCGCGGCCTCGGCCTGACCGCCGCCGCGCTGGCACCGGAGCGGCTGTTCGCCAAGGGGTGA
- a CDS encoding acyl-CoA carboxylase — protein sequence MSPTPPTARDRAAGIAAAKATTLDKQRPEAMAKRTRDGKLSARQRIDGLLDAGSFLETGGLAAPHHDNPWNQGLTAPADGIVTGAGRVGGRPVVVVAHDFTVHGGSVGVAGSAKNNRAIERATEAGLPLVMLVEGGGHRIQDGQNSRHFAAGSRVFHLLGMNSGWTPMAVAVMGAGFAGPSNYASLADFVVMVRGGSQMGMAGPALVKAGIGETIDKEALGGAKLQADKYGIADLAVETEAEVLDAVRRFLSYLPSNSAEPPPLAEAVEPPNAPDALYDLVPADQRQTYDVRKVIDGLVDGGSRFELKPTYARNIVTGFARLAGRPVAIVANNPRHLGGMLDAKACEKAARFVALADAYGLPLITLIDIPGFAIGSAAEATGMARRSGRLLFEMAHVTVPRLSLSLRKGYGAGYIAMGGGRSFDADYAFAWPTAEICAMSVEGAVDVAFRRDYETAPDPMARRQELIDETRARIGARHAAEGFGIDDIIDPAETREVFIRALASLPARRPFKGPPKRRSISPI from the coding sequence ATGTCCCCAACGCCCCCGACCGCGCGCGACCGCGCCGCCGGCATCGCCGCCGCCAAGGCCACCACCCTCGACAAGCAGCGCCCGGAGGCGATGGCGAAACGCACGCGCGACGGCAAGCTCTCCGCCCGGCAGCGGATCGACGGCCTGCTGGACGCCGGCAGCTTTCTGGAGACCGGCGGCCTCGCCGCGCCGCATCACGACAACCCCTGGAACCAGGGGCTGACGGCACCGGCGGACGGCATTGTCACTGGCGCGGGCCGGGTCGGCGGGCGGCCGGTCGTGGTTGTCGCCCACGATTTCACGGTGCATGGCGGCTCGGTCGGCGTGGCCGGCAGTGCCAAGAACAACCGCGCCATCGAGCGCGCGACCGAGGCCGGCCTGCCGCTGGTCATGCTGGTCGAAGGCGGCGGCCATCGCATCCAGGACGGTCAGAACTCCCGCCATTTCGCGGCCGGCAGCCGGGTATTTCACCTGCTGGGCATGAATTCCGGCTGGACGCCGATGGCGGTGGCCGTGATGGGCGCGGGCTTTGCCGGCCCCTCCAACTATGCGAGCCTTGCCGATTTCGTCGTCATGGTGCGCGGCGGCTCGCAGATGGGCATGGCCGGGCCGGCCCTGGTCAAGGCCGGCATCGGCGAGACCATCGACAAGGAGGCGCTGGGCGGCGCCAAGCTCCAGGCCGACAAGTACGGCATTGCCGACCTGGCGGTGGAAACGGAAGCCGAAGTGCTGGACGCGGTGCGCCGCTTCCTCTCCTACCTGCCGTCGAACTCCGCCGAGCCGCCGCCGCTGGCCGAAGCGGTCGAACCGCCGAACGCGCCGGACGCGCTCTACGACCTGGTACCGGCGGACCAGCGCCAGACCTATGACGTGCGCAAGGTCATCGACGGCCTGGTCGACGGCGGCAGCCGTTTCGAACTGAAGCCGACCTATGCGCGCAACATCGTCACTGGCTTCGCGCGGCTGGCAGGCCGGCCGGTGGCGATCGTGGCGAACAATCCGCGCCATCTGGGCGGCATGCTCGATGCCAAGGCCTGCGAGAAGGCGGCGCGCTTCGTGGCGCTGGCCGATGCCTATGGCCTGCCGCTCATCACCCTGATCGACATTCCGGGCTTCGCCATCGGCTCGGCGGCGGAAGCGACGGGAATGGCCCGGCGCAGCGGCCGGCTGCTGTTCGAGATGGCGCATGTGACGGTGCCGCGCCTGTCGCTGTCGCTGCGCAAGGGCTATGGCGCCGGCTATATCGCCATGGGCGGCGGCCGCAGCTTCGACGCCGACTACGCCTTCGCCTGGCCGACGGCGGAAATCTGCGCCATGTCGGTGGAAGGCGCGGTGGATGTCGCCTTCCGCCGCGACTACGAGACCGCGCCGGACCCGATGGCGCGGCGGCAGGAACTGATCGACGAGACCCGCGCCCGCATCGGCGCCCGCCACGCCGCCGAGGGGTTCGGCATCGACGACATCATCGACCCGGCGGAAACGCGGGAGGTGTTCATCCGCGCGCTGGCCTCCCTGCCGGCCCGGCGGCCGTTCAAGGGGCCGCCGAAACGCCGGTCGATCTCGCCGATCTGA
- a CDS encoding TIGR03619 family F420-dependent LLM class oxidoreductase: MASLEQFGLDVGIYGPLAQPETITTLAQFAESAGFESIWLADHVVFPTAFASQYPFSADGRFPAPTADPLLEPIAAMGVLAGATSRVKIGTAVLIIPYRNPVLLARMLITIDQFSGGRVILGAGVGWLREEFEVLDTADFALRGKATDEYLEIFKAMSAGGAVAYEGETYRFPPVHSVPGSVQRPHPPVLIGGVSNPALRRVARNDGWLAVALGRNEMPERLAALQRICAEQGRRFDDLQRVYKIFIAPGEPKVGPFGTRDMGSGSEAQIVDDLKAILDAGFQKIIVRYRGDSAAAQMEQMDRFADAIVPKL; the protein is encoded by the coding sequence ATGGCCAGCCTGGAGCAGTTCGGCCTCGATGTCGGCATTTACGGGCCGCTCGCCCAGCCGGAGACCATCACCACGCTCGCGCAATTCGCCGAGAGCGCCGGATTCGAGTCGATCTGGCTCGCCGACCATGTGGTGTTCCCGACGGCGTTCGCCTCGCAATACCCGTTCAGCGCCGACGGCCGCTTTCCCGCCCCCACCGCCGACCCGTTGCTGGAGCCGATCGCGGCCATGGGCGTGCTGGCGGGCGCGACCAGCCGCGTGAAGATCGGCACGGCGGTCCTCATCATTCCGTATCGCAACCCGGTGCTGCTGGCGCGCATGCTCATCACCATCGACCAGTTCTCCGGCGGCCGGGTGATCCTGGGCGCCGGCGTCGGCTGGCTGCGCGAGGAGTTCGAGGTGCTGGATACCGCCGACTTCGCACTGCGCGGCAAGGCGACGGACGAGTATCTGGAAATCTTCAAGGCCATGAGTGCCGGCGGCGCCGTTGCCTATGAGGGCGAGACCTACCGCTTCCCGCCGGTGCATTCGGTGCCGGGCTCGGTGCAGCGACCGCATCCGCCGGTGCTGATCGGCGGCGTCTCCAACCCGGCGCTGCGCCGGGTCGCCCGCAATGACGGCTGGCTCGCCGTCGCCCTCGGCCGCAACGAAATGCCGGAGCGGCTGGCGGCGTTGCAGCGCATCTGCGCGGAGCAGGGGCGGCGTTTCGACGATCTGCAACGGGTCTACAAAATCTTCATCGCCCCCGGCGAGCCGAAGGTCGGCCCATTCGGCACGCGCGACATGGGCAGCGGCTCCGAGGCCCAGATCGTCGACGACCTGAAAGCCATCCTGGATGCCGGCTTCCAGAAGATCATCGTCCGCTATCGCGGCGACAGCGCCGCCGCACAGATGGAGCAGATGGACCGCTTCGCCGACGCCATCGTGCCGAAGCTCTGA
- a CDS encoding metallophosphoesterase family protein, with product MKIGIVSDIHGNMAGLQKAVDLMGAVDELLCLGDSIYDYRFSNEVIGWLREHEIPTILGNHEWGFLGPQGERARAAAWVDQDLVAWLEAQPYRMELERCGQRILMVHSTPWEPYGDYVLPGSRDLRRFGEAGADIVLYGHTHQQVAERFGDVLVVNPGSAGDARDTRNGRQLSCAVLDLAAGDVRIIDYTV from the coding sequence GTGAAAATCGGCATTGTCTCCGACATCCACGGCAATATGGCGGGGCTGCAAAAGGCCGTCGACCTGATGGGCGCGGTGGACGAGTTGTTGTGCCTCGGCGACAGCATCTACGACTATCGCTTTTCCAACGAGGTGATCGGCTGGCTGCGCGAGCACGAGATTCCGACCATTCTCGGCAACCACGAATGGGGGTTTCTCGGCCCCCAGGGCGAGCGGGCGCGGGCCGCGGCCTGGGTCGACCAGGATCTGGTGGCCTGGCTGGAAGCGCAGCCCTACCGGATGGAGTTGGAGCGCTGCGGCCAGCGCATCCTCATGGTACATTCGACGCCGTGGGAGCCCTATGGCGACTATGTCCTGCCCGGCTCCCGCGACCTGCGGCGCTTCGGCGAGGCCGGTGCTGACATCGTCCTCTACGGCCACACCCACCAGCAGGTGGCGGAGCGTTTCGGCGACGTGCTGGTGGTCAACCCCGGCTCCGCCGGCGACGCCCGCGACACCCGCAACGGCCGCCAATTGTCGTGCGCGGTGCTGGACTTGGCCGCCGGCGATGTCAGGATCATCGACTACACGGTGTAA
- the purD gene encoding phosphoribosylamine--glycine ligase, whose translation MKFLVIGSGGREHALCWAIAASPLCDGLWCAPGNAGIAREASCLPDLAADDLDGILAFAKANAVDLVVVGPEAPLCAGLVDRLEAAGVKAFGPSAAAAQIEGSKGFMKDLCAKYGVPTAKYRRFRDPVMAKAYVAQQPGRVVVKADGLAAGKGVLLPETRAEAVAAIDLAMIKGEFGTAGQEVVVEEFMEGEEASFFALVDGTTAVPFGTARDHKRVGDGDTGPNTGGMGAYSPAPMVDEAMSERVMREIINPVVEGMAKEGAPYKGVLYAGLMLTADGPKVIEFNCRLGDPEAQVLLPRLQSDLIPAMFAARDGVLDQFDLRWYDEAAVCVVMAANGYPGAYRKGTEIRGLGILSEVWDVIVFHAGTAMDEGRVLATGGRVLGVTGLGPSIPEAAARAYSAIDRIDWPDGFCRRDIAGRETGTPEAGTPEADTPEKAG comes from the coding sequence GTGAAGTTTCTAGTGATCGGCAGCGGCGGCCGCGAGCACGCGCTTTGCTGGGCCATCGCGGCCTCTCCCCTCTGCGATGGGCTCTGGTGCGCCCCCGGCAATGCCGGCATCGCCCGCGAGGCTAGCTGCCTGCCGGACCTGGCCGCCGACGACCTGGACGGCATTCTCGCCTTTGCCAAGGCCAACGCCGTCGATCTGGTCGTGGTCGGCCCGGAAGCGCCGCTCTGCGCCGGCCTGGTGGACCGGCTGGAGGCCGCCGGCGTCAAGGCGTTCGGCCCCAGCGCCGCCGCGGCGCAGATCGAGGGCTCCAAGGGCTTCATGAAAGACCTTTGCGCCAAATACGGCGTGCCGACCGCCAAATACCGCCGCTTCCGCGATCCCGTCATGGCCAAGGCCTATGTGGCGCAGCAGCCGGGCCGTGTCGTCGTCAAGGCCGACGGGCTGGCCGCCGGCAAGGGCGTGCTGCTGCCGGAAACCCGGGCCGAGGCGGTGGCCGCCATCGACCTCGCCATGATCAAGGGCGAGTTCGGCACCGCCGGCCAGGAAGTGGTGGTCGAGGAGTTCATGGAAGGCGAGGAGGCCAGCTTCTTTGCCCTGGTGGACGGCACGACCGCCGTGCCCTTCGGCACCGCCCGCGACCACAAGCGGGTCGGCGACGGCGACACCGGGCCGAACACCGGCGGCATGGGCGCCTATTCTCCCGCCCCCATGGTCGACGAGGCCATGAGCGAGCGCGTCATGCGCGAGATCATCAACCCGGTGGTGGAGGGGATGGCCAAGGAAGGCGCCCCGTATAAGGGTGTGCTCTATGCCGGCCTGATGCTGACCGCCGACGGGCCGAAGGTGATCGAGTTCAACTGCCGCCTGGGCGATCCGGAGGCGCAGGTGCTGCTGCCGCGCCTGCAATCGGACCTGATCCCGGCCATGTTCGCCGCCCGCGACGGTGTGCTCGACCAGTTCGACCTGCGCTGGTACGACGAGGCCGCGGTGTGCGTGGTCATGGCCGCGAACGGCTATCCCGGCGCCTATCGGAAGGGCACGGAAATCCGCGGCCTCGGCATTCTGTCGGAGGTGTGGGACGTGATCGTCTTCCACGCCGGCACGGCCATGGACGAGGGCCGGGTGCTGGCGACCGGCGGCCGGGTGCTGGGCGTGACCGGCCTCGGGCCCTCGATCCCAGAGGCGGCCGCCCGCGCCTACAGCGCCATCGACCGGATCGACTGGCCGGACGGGTTCTGCCGCCGCGACATCGCCGGCCGCGAGACCGGCACCCCGGAGGCCGGCACCCCGGAGGCCGACACCCCGGAGAAGGCCGGGTGA